CCCTGCGCTTGCGCGCATACCACCGCAGCGCGCGCAAAAGCCGCCTGCACGTCACCATGAGCCCTTACGATCGGGTGCGCCCTCGCAAGTAGCGACGTCAGGGCTTACGAGCCGGGGCCCCCGTCCAAGACGCGGGCCAGCAGGCTGCGGTACGCTCGCGCGGCGCTGTCCGGCCGCATCAGCAGATCGCCACCCGGGCCGAAGGTGACGTATTTGGGCTCTTGGCTGGCGATGATTGTGCGGTCCTCGTCGAGGACCTTCCGGTTGTAGCGGTTGAAGAGGGGCGTCAGCAACCTGGAGCGCGCGAAGCGCCGCAGGCCGAGGATGTAGACCCGGGTCTCCGTCGCACCGACCGGGACGCCCCACATGTAGTGGATCATCTGTGCCGAGATCGTAAGCCGGTGGACGTTTGGCAGCCGGAACGTCAGCAGCCCGTCCTCGAGGTCGAACCCGTCCGGCAGCTCGGTCACCTTCGGCACGTGGGGGCTGCGTTTCTTGGCGAAGCGGCCGATGGTGCGGGCATGGACGTAGGGAAGGTGCACCATGTCGAGCATGTTCTCGGCGAAGCGCGTGAAATTGGTGTCCCATCGATCCTCGATGAGGCCGTAGGCCCAGCCGGGCTCGCGCAACTCGGGCGGGACCGGGTCGCCTTGGGGGACGGCGTCCGGGACCTGGGTCATGTACACCCAGACGAGGCCGCCCGCCTCGATGGTGTGGTAGCGGGGAATGCGCAGGTTCTGAAGAGTGGGGGCTGCCTCGCCGAGGGCAGGAATCTCGAGGCAGCGCCCCTCTTCGTCGAAGCGCCACCCATGGAACGGGCAGGTCACGCAGCCGTCGCGCACGTGACCGAGCGAGAGCGAGGCCCCCAGGTGGGGGCAGCGATCGCGGAGCGCCACGACGCCGCCCGCTTTGTTGCGGTAGAGGACCAGGCGCGTATCCAAGAGGGTGGCGGCAAAGGGCTTGTGGGCCTTGACCTGATGCGAGCGAGCGGCGATGTACCAGTGGTTCCAGAGGTAGTACGGCGGCGTCGGCATGGGGCCCTCCTAGCGACCGAGTTCGCTGCGTAGCGCTGCCTCGAGATCGGGATGGTGGAACTTGAAGCCGCTGGCTTCGAGCTTCGTGGGCTGCACCCGTGCGCCTTCGAGCAGCAAGGCGTCGCCCAGCTCGCCGAACACCAGCCGGACCACCGGGGCCGGCAGCGGGAAGAGGGTCGGTCGGCCGAGCACCTTCCCGAGGGTGCGGGTGAAGGCCGCGTTGGTCACGGGCTGGGGGGCGGTGGCGTTGACGGGGCCTTCGAGCGACTCGGTGAAGAGCGCATGGTGGAAGGCCCCGATGAGGTCGTCGAACCCGATCCAGCTCATCCACTGCCGGCCGCTGCCGATGACCCCGCCGACCCCCATGACGAAGGGCAGCAGCATCTGGGCGAGGGCGCCCCCACCGGGAGAGAGCACGATGCCGGTCCGCAGGTGGACGACCCGGATGCCCGCCTCTCGGGCGGGATCCGCGGCGGCTTCCCAGGCCTGGCAGACCTCGGACAAGAAGCCGGTGCCCGGTTTGCTGGCTTCGGTGAGCACCTCCTCGCCGCGATCGCCGTAGAAGCCGATCGCCGAGGCGCAGACCAGCACGCGGGGCGGCCGGCGCAGCTTGGCGAGGCCCTCGGCAAGCAATCGCGTCCCCTGGACGCGGCTGTCGCGGATCGCCGCCTTGCGCTCGGGCGTCCAGCGTCCGCCCGCGATGCTCTCGCCTGCCAGGTGGATCACCGCGTCGACCCCTTCGAGCTTGTCGAGGTCCAGCGCGCCTGTCGCCGGGTTCCAGTGGATCTCACGCTCGCCCGCCGTGCGCCGCACGAGGGGCCGGACGTCATGCCCGCCGCTCGTGAGGAAGGCTGCCAGCTGCGTGCTGACGAAGCCCGAGGCGCCCGTGATCGCGATCCGCTGGGGGCCCAGCTGCGCGAAGGCTTCGTGGCGCGCGAGGTCGTGGCGGGTGCGTTCGTGCCGGAAGCCGAACATGCGCGTCAGCTCGCGCGCGATGGTGGGACCCATGACGGTCTGTCCGAGACTGGCGAAAGGCACGCGGTACATGATCTCGTCCTTTAACACGCACCGGTGGTCGCCCTGCGGGGTGAAGGCATGCAGGTGATCCCACGCGGCGAAGGGGCCTTCAAGC
The nucleotide sequence above comes from bacterium. Encoded proteins:
- a CDS encoding aromatic ring-hydroxylating dioxygenase subunit alpha, producing the protein MPTPPYYLWNHWYIAARSHQVKAHKPFAATLLDTRLVLYRNKAGGVVALRDRCPHLGASLSLGHVRDGCVTCPFHGWRFDEEGRCLEIPALGEAAPTLQNLRIPRYHTIEAGGLVWVYMTQVPDAVPQGDPVPPELREPGWAYGLIEDRWDTNFTRFAENMLDMVHLPYVHARTIGRFAKKRSPHVPKVTELPDGFDLEDGLLTFRLPNVHRLTISAQMIHYMWGVPVGATETRVYILGLRRFARSRLLTPLFNRYNRKVLDEDRTIIASQEPKYVTFGPGGDLLMRPDSAARAYRSLLARVLDGGPGS
- a CDS encoding TIGR01777 family oxidoreductase translates to MPRFEASTTLEVPTATAFAWHARKGAFERLIPPWMRVRLIERHGSIQDGDRLVMELSLGLIKRRWVAEHRDYQANRQFRDLQLEGPFAAWDHLHAFTPQGDHRCVLKDEIMYRVPFASLGQTVMGPTIARELTRMFGFRHERTRHDLARHEAFAQLGPQRIAITGASGFVSTQLAAFLTSGGHDVRPLVRRTAGEREIHWNPATGALDLDKLEGVDAVIHLAGESIAGGRWTPERKAAIRDSRVQGTRLLAEGLAKLRRPPRVLVCASAIGFYGDRGEEVLTEASKPGTGFLSEVCQAWEAAADPAREAGIRVVHLRTGIVLSPGGGALAQMLLPFVMGVGGVIGSGRQWMSWIGFDDLIGAFHHALFTESLEGPVNATAPQPVTNAAFTRTLGKVLGRPTLFPLPAPVVRLVFGELGDALLLEGARVQPTKLEASGFKFHHPDLEAALRSELGR